The Osmerus eperlanus chromosome 25, fOsmEpe2.1, whole genome shotgun sequence genome contains a region encoding:
- the LOC134012047 gene encoding proliferating cell nuclear antigen, giving the protein MFEARLVQGSILKKVLEALKDLITEACWDVSSSGISLQSMDSSHVSLVQLTLRSDGFDSYRCDRNLAMGVNLTSMSKILKCAGNEDTITLRAEDNADTLALVFETLNQEKVSDYEMKLMDLDVEQLGIPEQEYSCVVKMPSGEFARICRDLSQIGDAVMISCAKDGVKFSATGELGTGNVKLSQTSNVDKEEEAVSIEMNEPVQLIFALNYLNFFTKATPLSKTVILSMSADIPLVVEYKIADMGHVKYYLAPKIDEEAS; this is encoded by the exons ATGTTTGAGGCTCGTTTGGTCCAGGGCTCTATCCTGAAGAAGGTATTGGAGGCTCTGAAAGATTTAATCACAGAGGCGTGTTGGGACGTCAGCTCGTCCGGCATCTCACTCCAGAGCATGGACTCTTCTCACGTTTCCCTCGTCCAGCTCACCCTTCGCAGCGATGGCTTTGACTCGTATCGCTGCGACAGAAACCTCGCCATGGGAGTCAATCTGACCAG CATGTCAAAGATCCTGAAGTGTGCTGGGAACGAAGACACCATCACCCTGAGAGCGGAGGACAACGCTGACACGCTGGCCCTTGTGTTTGAGACGCTCA ACCAAGAGAAGGTCTCAGACTATGAGATGAAGCTGATGGACCTTGATGTGGAGCAGCTGGGGATCCCA gaACAGGAGTACAGCTGTGTTGTGAAAATGCCATCGGGGGAGTTTGCTCGTATATGCCGGGACCTGTCCCAGATTGGGGATGCGGTCATGATCTCCTGCGCCAAAGACGGAGTAAAGTTCTCCGCCACCGGAGAACTGGGAACGGGCAACGTTAAGTTGTCCCAGACCAGCAAcgtggacaaggaggaggaggct GTCAGCATTGAGATGAATGAGCCGGTCCAGCTTATCTTCGCTCTCAACTACCTGAACTTCTTCACCAAGGCCACGCCTCTGTCCAAAACTGTCATCCTCAGCATGTCTGCAGACATCCCTCTGG TGGTGGAGTACAAGATTGCTGACATGGGCCACGTCAAATACTACCTGGCTCCCAAGATCGACGAGGAAGCGTCTTAG